A window of Nitrososphaerales archaeon contains these coding sequences:
- a CDS encoding OsmC family protein — MSWAGDYLFVGTDLKGHSVVYDSDDPTPKGISPMRAVLTSLGACSGMDVVAILKKRKQKLKSLKVLLTGSRPEHGYPKPWQTIDVKYVLAGDLEKKFVDEAVDDSMSKFCSVAATLRPGVKISYSYEIVR; from the coding sequence GTGTCCTGGGCCGGCGACTACCTGTTCGTAGGGACAGACCTGAAGGGCCACTCGGTGGTCTATGATTCTGACGACCCAACTCCAAAGGGCATCAGCCCGATGCGGGCGGTGCTCACGTCGCTGGGGGCTTGTTCTGGGATGGACGTGGTGGCCATTCTGAAGAAGAGGAAGCAGAAACTGAAGTCTCTCAAAGTGCTGCTAACTGGCAGCCGGCCGGAGCACGGGTACCCGAAGCCATGGCAGACAATCGATGTGAAGTATGTCCTAGCGGGGGACCTCGAAAAGAAGTTCGTGGACGAGGCGGTTGACGACAGCATGTCGAAATTCTGCAGCGTGGCTGCCACCCTGAGACCGGGCGTGAAGATATCGTACTCCTATGAAATAGTCCGTTAG